Proteins found in one Sardina pilchardus chromosome 3, fSarPil1.1, whole genome shotgun sequence genomic segment:
- the LOC134075992 gene encoding zinc finger CCCH domain-containing protein 18-like, which yields MGIPRTDCVSEEELGQLSWAEQVDLAYPLEECWSERCLSEPHLGMEDHRRPEVRSGEEKLNLDSWYLPYGDPFALMKVRALEQERRSLQQLLQHQREELRALEGSHTTELRALERERGEERAEWERQRAEREEALLSVMMSISRQKLMEELRCQPATLVDAPRSSASKGELKALAKAEKKARKVERRSKKEKKAIKPKRWWHCCICTSAVDN from the exons ATGGGGATCCCGAGGACGGACTGCGTCAGTGAGGAGGAGCTAGGACAGCTGAGCTGGGCCGAGCAAGTTGACCTCGCGTACCCCCTGGAGGAGT GCTGGAGTGAGAGGTGCCTGTCGGAGCCACATCTCGGCATGGAGGACCACCGCAGGCCTGAGGTGAGGTCAGGGGAGGAGAAGCTGAACCTGGACAGCTGGTACCTGCCCTATGGGGACCCCTTCGCCCTGA TGAAGGTGCGAGCTCTGGAGCAGGAGCGCAGGAGCTTgcagcagctcctgcagcaCCAGAGGGAAGAGCTGAGGGCTCTGGAGGGGTCTCACACCACGGAGCTGAGGGCTCTGGAGAGGGagcgtggagaggagagagccgagtgggagagacagagggcggagagagaggaggccctGCTGTCTGTGATGATGTCCATCAGCAGACAGAAGCTCATGGAGGAGCTCAGGTGCCAGCCAGCTACACTGGTG GATGCCCCCAGAAGCAGTGCCTCTAAAGGCGAACTGAAAGCTCTCGCCAAGGCAGAGAAGAAGGCCAGGAAGGTGGAGAGGCGCAgtaagaaggagaagaaagccaTCAAGCCCAAGCGATGGTGGCACTGCTGCATTTGTACTTCAGCAGTTGACAACTGA